A section of the Bryobacteraceae bacterium genome encodes:
- a CDS encoding DNA-directed RNA polymerase sigma-70 factor, which produces MPEESVTQLLERVRQGDGNAVNALMPLVYTELRRLAHSYLGGSNRDRTLQATALVNEAYIKLVESEARNIQNRTHFFALAARVMRQILIDYARSKAAQKRGGGAEKLPLREEVVSLDDDADQVLAIHEALERLARHDPMKARLVEMRFFGGMTAEEAAEATGLTPAQVYRELRLAQAWLHKELSA; this is translated from the coding sequence GTGCCGGAAGAATCAGTCACCCAGCTTCTTGAACGCGTCCGCCAGGGCGATGGCAACGCCGTCAATGCGCTCATGCCGCTCGTCTACACCGAGCTGCGCCGGCTGGCCCACTCATATCTGGGCGGCTCGAACCGCGACCGCACGCTCCAGGCCACGGCTCTCGTCAACGAAGCCTACATCAAGCTGGTGGAGAGCGAGGCGCGCAACATCCAGAACCGCACTCACTTCTTCGCCCTCGCCGCGCGTGTCATGCGGCAGATCCTCATTGATTACGCCCGCTCGAAGGCGGCCCAGAAGCGCGGCGGCGGCGCCGAGAAGCTTCCCCTGCGGGAGGAGGTTGTCTCACTCGACGACGACGCCGACCAGGTGCTCGCCATCCACGAGGCGCTGGAACGGCTGGCCCGGCACGATCCGATGAAGGCGCGCCTCGTGGAGATGCGTTTCTTTGGCGGCATGACCGCCGAGGAGGCGGCCGAGGCCACCGGACTCACGCCCGCCCAGGTCTACCGCGAGCTGCGGCTGGCGCAGGCGTGGCTGCACAAGGAGCTCTCCGCTTGA
- the yoaA gene encoding ATP-dependent helicase, with the protein MSAPFTVRKFFSRSGPLARAHPNYEFRQGQIEMALAVEAALAEKRHQIVEAGTGTGKTLAYLVPAILSGKRVVISTGTKNLQEQIFYKDIPFLAQFFPGGIKACYMKGRSNYACRQKIYDAEREPILSGLEEVSDFAIIREWEKTTDTGDRSSIPNLPDSSTAWAKLDARAELCTGQRCPSFDRCFITLMHQRAQESDIIIVNHHLFFADIAVKDSEFGAILPEYSAVIFDEAHELEDVAGQYFGISISWNQVEDLRRDIAAVARRKNFFTRDLEQMTRLLAEHAEKFFLLFPQEEGRSGFGAHKEFLRRHGEAYRRLLSTLDLLAAHLSLVKDAPDELVPLVRRLKAQKETLERYMEAAAPDYVYWVERRGRNVTLQATPVNVSSLLREKVFSVIPTVILTSATLAVGGTFDYVKDRLGLDGARELIVPSHFDYASQALLYVPPHLPDVRNEAFVRAAADEVREVLRHSRGRAFVLFTSYQQMRQIYERVAPALDYPVLIQGAAPQRVLLEQFRSTPHSVLFATSSFWQGVDVQGEQLSCVIIDRLPFAVPNDPIVEARVRAIQQAGGNAFYEYQVPQAAIALKQGFGRLIRSATDRGVLVLLDNRILRNAYGKVFLNSLPPYRLTTRIEDVERFFEQPTTASQTGTSRGDGGPALTPVD; encoded by the coding sequence TTGTCTGCGCCGTTCACTGTCAGGAAGTTCTTTTCGCGTTCGGGCCCCCTCGCGCGCGCCCACCCGAACTACGAGTTCCGGCAGGGCCAGATCGAGATGGCGCTCGCGGTGGAGGCGGCGCTGGCTGAAAAGCGCCACCAGATTGTGGAAGCCGGCACCGGCACGGGCAAGACGCTCGCCTATCTGGTTCCGGCCATTCTCTCCGGCAAGCGGGTCGTCATCTCCACCGGTACAAAGAACCTCCAGGAGCAGATCTTCTACAAGGACATCCCGTTCCTGGCGCAGTTCTTCCCTGGCGGCATCAAGGCCTGCTACATGAAAGGCCGCAGCAATTACGCCTGCCGGCAGAAGATCTACGACGCCGAGCGCGAGCCCATTTTGTCTGGCCTCGAAGAGGTGAGCGACTTCGCCATCATCCGCGAGTGGGAAAAGACCACGGACACGGGCGACCGCTCCTCCATCCCGAACCTGCCGGACTCCTCCACTGCCTGGGCCAAGCTCGACGCCCGCGCCGAGCTCTGCACCGGCCAGCGATGCCCGTCCTTCGACCGCTGCTTCATCACGCTGATGCACCAGCGGGCGCAGGAGTCCGACATCATCATCGTCAATCACCATCTTTTTTTCGCGGATATCGCAGTCAAAGACAGCGAATTCGGGGCAATTCTTCCGGAGTATTCCGCTGTCATCTTCGATGAGGCGCACGAACTGGAGGACGTCGCCGGCCAGTATTTCGGCATCAGCATTTCCTGGAACCAGGTGGAAGACCTGCGCCGCGACATCGCCGCCGTGGCCCGGCGCAAGAACTTTTTCACGCGCGATCTCGAGCAGATGACCAGGCTTCTGGCCGAGCATGCCGAGAAGTTTTTCCTCCTGTTCCCGCAGGAAGAAGGCCGCTCCGGTTTCGGCGCCCACAAGGAATTTCTCCGCCGGCATGGCGAAGCGTACCGGCGGCTGCTGTCCACGCTGGATCTGCTGGCCGCGCACCTGTCGCTGGTCAAGGACGCGCCGGACGAGCTCGTTCCGCTGGTGCGGCGGCTGAAGGCCCAGAAAGAGACGCTGGAGCGGTACATGGAGGCCGCCGCCCCGGACTACGTCTATTGGGTGGAACGGCGGGGCCGCAACGTGACGCTCCAGGCGACGCCGGTCAACGTGAGTTCGCTGCTCCGCGAGAAGGTCTTCAGCGTGATTCCGACGGTCATCCTGACGAGCGCCACGCTGGCCGTTGGCGGCACGTTCGACTACGTGAAAGACAGGCTTGGACTGGACGGCGCGCGCGAGCTGATCGTGCCCAGCCACTTTGATTACGCCAGTCAGGCGCTGCTCTACGTGCCGCCCCACCTGCCCGACGTGCGAAACGAGGCCTTCGTGCGCGCCGCCGCCGACGAGGTTCGCGAAGTGCTCCGGCACAGCCGGGGCCGCGCCTTCGTCCTCTTCACCAGCTATCAGCAGATGCGCCAGATCTACGAGCGCGTCGCGCCGGCGCTCGATTATCCGGTGCTGATTCAGGGCGCCGCGCCGCAGCGCGTGCTGCTGGAGCAGTTCCGCTCCACGCCCCATTCGGTGTTGTTTGCCACTTCTTCCTTCTGGCAGGGGGTCGACGTGCAGGGCGAGCAGCTTTCCTGCGTCATCATCGACCGGCTGCCGTTTGCGGTGCCGAACGATCCCATCGTCGAGGCGCGCGTGCGCGCCATCCAGCAGGCCGGCGGCAACGCCTTTTACGAATACCAGGTGCCGCAGGCGGCCATCGCGTTGAAACAGGGGTTCGGGAGGCTGATCCGCTCGGCGACCGACCGCGGCGTGCTGGTGCTGCTCGACAACCGCATCCTGCGCAACGCGTATGGGAAGGTCTTTCTGAACTCGCTGCCGCCCTACCGTCTGACGACCCGCATCGAGGATGTCGAGCGCTTCTTCGAGCAGCCGACAACGGCATCGCAGACGGGAACCAGCCGGGGCGATGGCGGGCCGGCACTGACCCCCGTTGACTGA
- a CDS encoding aldehyde dehydrogenase has product MNPQEILNRLGIGEMNSGACGAGWMEHPSGGELASINPTTGKPLARVAMASADDYERVAAEAHETFLRWRMHPAPKRGEIIRQIGLALREHKQDLGALVSLEMGKILAEGLGEVQEMIDMADFATGLSRQLYGLTMQSERPQHRMYEQWHPLGPVGVISAFNFPVAVWSWNAFIAAVCGDTVIWKPSSETPLCAIAVQRICQKVLEENGWAGVFTLVIGRGSSVGERLLADRRVPLISATGSCQMGYRVAEVVGKRLGRTILELGGNNGVLIEPDADLDLALRAVLFGAVGTAGQRCTTIRRLFLHRQIAAEFTARLVNAYSQIRIGDPLDPHILMGPLVNAAAVDEMMDGLERVRQQGGEVIFGGRRLEREGYFVEPALVRARPEMPILKEEIFAPILYLIEYEDLEQAIEWHNNVPQGLSSAIFTRNLIAAETFLSARGSDCGIANVNIGTSGAEIGGAFGGEKETGGGREAGSDAWKAYMRRQTVTINWSRHLPLAQGIRFEL; this is encoded by the coding sequence ATGAATCCTCAGGAGATCCTGAACCGGCTGGGCATCGGCGAGATGAATTCCGGCGCCTGCGGCGCGGGCTGGATGGAACACCCCTCCGGCGGCGAGCTGGCCAGCATCAATCCTACGACGGGCAAACCGCTGGCCCGCGTGGCCATGGCTTCTGCCGATGATTACGAGCGGGTGGCCGCCGAGGCGCATGAGACGTTCCTGCGCTGGCGCATGCATCCGGCTCCCAAGCGTGGCGAAATCATCCGCCAGATCGGACTTGCGCTGCGCGAGCACAAGCAGGATCTTGGCGCGCTGGTGTCGCTCGAGATGGGCAAGATCCTCGCCGAGGGCCTTGGCGAAGTGCAGGAGATGATCGACATGGCGGACTTCGCCACCGGCCTTTCCCGGCAGCTTTACGGGCTTACCATGCAGAGCGAGCGTCCGCAGCACCGCATGTACGAGCAGTGGCACCCGCTCGGCCCGGTGGGCGTCATCTCAGCCTTCAACTTCCCGGTGGCTGTGTGGAGCTGGAACGCCTTTATCGCCGCCGTTTGCGGAGACACGGTGATCTGGAAGCCCAGCTCGGAGACGCCCCTGTGCGCCATCGCGGTGCAGCGGATCTGCCAAAAGGTTCTTGAGGAGAACGGCTGGGCGGGCGTCTTTACGCTGGTCATCGGCCGCGGGTCGAGCGTCGGCGAGCGGCTGCTGGCCGACCGCCGCGTCCCGCTCATCAGCGCCACCGGGAGCTGCCAGATGGGCTATCGCGTGGCCGAGGTGGTCGGCAAACGGCTGGGCCGGACGATTCTCGAGCTCGGCGGCAACAATGGCGTTCTCATTGAACCGGACGCCGACCTGGACCTGGCGCTGCGGGCCGTGCTGTTTGGGGCAGTGGGCACCGCCGGCCAGCGCTGTACGACGATCCGGCGCCTGTTCCTGCACCGGCAGATCGCCGCAGAATTCACGGCGCGTCTGGTCAACGCGTATTCACAAATCCGTATCGGCGATCCGCTGGACCCGCACATTCTCATGGGGCCGCTCGTCAACGCCGCGGCCGTCGACGAGATGATGGACGGGCTGGAGCGCGTGCGCCAACAGGGCGGCGAAGTGATCTTCGGCGGCCGCCGGCTAGAGCGTGAAGGCTATTTCGTCGAACCCGCGCTGGTCCGTGCGCGGCCGGAGATGCCGATCCTGAAGGAGGAGATCTTCGCGCCGATCCTTTACCTCATCGAGTATGAGGATCTGGAACAGGCCATCGAGTGGCACAACAACGTGCCGCAGGGCCTCTCCAGCGCCATCTTCACCCGCAACCTGATCGCCGCCGAGACGTTCCTCTCGGCCCGCGGGTCCGATTGCGGCATCGCCAACGTTAACATCGGCACCTCCGGCGCCGAAATCGGCGGCGCCTTCGGCGGCGAAAAGGAGACCGGCGGCGGCCGCGAGGCCGGCTCGGACGCCTGGAAGGCATACATGCGCCGCCAGACCGTCACCATCAACTGGTCGCGGCATCTGCCGCTGGCCCAGGGCATCCGCTTCGAACTGTGA
- a CDS encoding rhodanese-like domain-containing protein, with amino-acid sequence MMTNESVLAMEITPDQAAQLLAEGKATLIDVREPHEYLLARIEGAELIPMHMVPERLQDLEAAADEKLLIVYCHHGIRSLSVVEWLRRQGVEQCVSLIGGIDLWSRQIDPTVPRY; translated from the coding sequence ATGATGACGAACGAATCTGTTCTTGCCATGGAGATCACGCCCGATCAGGCCGCGCAGCTTCTCGCGGAAGGGAAAGCCACGCTGATCGATGTGCGCGAGCCGCATGAGTATCTGCTGGCCCGCATCGAAGGCGCCGAGCTGATTCCGATGCACATGGTGCCTGAGCGGCTCCAGGACCTGGAAGCCGCGGCCGACGAGAAACTGTTGATCGTGTACTGTCACCACGGCATACGAAGCCTCAGCGTGGTGGAGTGGCTGCGCCGGCAGGGCGTGGAGCAGTGCGTGTCGCTGATCGGCGGCATCGACCTGTGGAGCCGCCAGATCGACCCGACTGTGCCCCGCTACTGA
- a CDS encoding transcriptional regulator, with amino-acid sequence MLKLTKKADYGLISLKHIAVYGKDRPASAKEMAEAYGIPVPILSKVLQRLVREGFLVSEPGANGGYRLARDASRITALEVIRAIDGPVLLTNCFSGHGDCCISDLCNVREPLRRVHERIQQVLESITIADLSDEANAAEGSGRRGGLTVLSG; translated from the coding sequence ATGCTGAAGCTGACCAAGAAGGCCGACTACGGGTTGATCAGTCTGAAGCACATCGCCGTGTATGGCAAGGATCGGCCGGCCAGCGCGAAGGAGATGGCAGAGGCGTACGGCATCCCTGTGCCCATCCTCTCCAAGGTTCTCCAGCGGCTGGTGCGTGAGGGGTTCCTCGTGTCGGAGCCCGGCGCGAATGGCGGTTACCGGCTGGCGCGCGACGCATCGCGCATTACCGCGCTCGAAGTGATCCGCGCCATCGACGGCCCGGTGTTGCTCACCAATTGCTTCAGCGGCCACGGCGACTGCTGCATCTCCGATCTGTGCAACGTGCGCGAGCCTCTGCGGCGCGTGCACGAGCGAATCCAGCAGGTTCTGGAAAGCATCACAATAGCGGACCTGAGCGATGAGGCGAATGCCGCCGAGGGCTCGGGGCGCAGAGGCGGTCTGACGGTCCTTTCCGGTTAA
- the iscS gene encoding cysteine desulfurase IscS, giving the protein MLKFPIYLDYHATTPVDERVLEAMLPYFREHFGNAASRNHSFGWVAEEAVEKARKQVAALINASPKEIVFTSGATESNNLAIKGVAEMYAEKGNHIITAATEHKSVLDTCKRLEKRGFRVTYLPVRPDGLIDLDQLRDSITDRTILVSIMYGNNEIGTVQDIRAIGQICHEKGVLFHTDGTQAAGKIPVDVIADNIDLMSFTAHKMYGPKGVGALYVRRKNPRVQLVAQIDGGGHERGMRSGTLNVPGIVGFGKAAELCQQLMPEEMPRLQRLRDKLKDGILAQLDAVYINGTMERRLPHNLNMSFAYVEGESLLMGINDIAVSSGSACTSATLEPSYVLKALGAGDDLAHSSIRFGLGRFTTEEEIDYTIGKVVEVVRKLRELSPLYEMVQEGVDLTKVEWSAH; this is encoded by the coding sequence ATGTTAAAGTTCCCGATTTATCTCGATTATCATGCGACGACACCCGTTGACGAGCGCGTGCTCGAGGCCATGCTGCCCTATTTCCGCGAGCATTTCGGCAACGCGGCCAGCCGCAACCACAGCTTCGGCTGGGTGGCCGAAGAGGCGGTGGAGAAGGCGCGCAAGCAGGTGGCCGCGCTGATCAACGCCTCGCCGAAGGAGATCGTGTTCACCAGCGGCGCCACCGAGTCCAATAACCTCGCCATCAAGGGCGTGGCCGAGATGTATGCCGAGAAGGGCAACCACATCATCACGGCGGCCACCGAGCACAAATCCGTGCTCGATACCTGCAAGCGGCTCGAGAAGCGCGGCTTCCGGGTCACCTACCTGCCGGTGCGGCCCGACGGGCTGATCGATCTCGACCAGTTGCGCGACTCGATCACGGATCGCACGATTCTGGTCTCGATCATGTATGGCAACAACGAGATCGGCACGGTGCAGGACATTCGGGCCATCGGCCAGATCTGCCACGAAAAGGGCGTGCTGTTCCACACCGATGGCACGCAGGCGGCCGGCAAGATCCCGGTGGACGTCATCGCCGACAACATCGACCTGATGTCGTTCACCGCACATAAGATGTACGGGCCGAAGGGTGTGGGCGCGCTTTATGTGCGCCGCAAGAATCCGCGCGTGCAGCTCGTCGCCCAGATCGACGGCGGCGGCCACGAGCGCGGCATGCGTTCCGGGACCCTCAACGTGCCCGGCATTGTCGGCTTCGGCAAGGCGGCCGAGTTGTGCCAGCAGTTGATGCCCGAGGAGATGCCGCGGCTCCAGCGGCTGCGCGACAAGCTGAAGGACGGCATCCTGGCCCAGCTTGACGCGGTTTACATCAACGGCACGATGGAGCGGCGGCTGCCGCACAACCTCAACATGAGCTTCGCCTACGTGGAGGGCGAAAGCCTGCTGATGGGCATCAACGACATTGCCGTCAGCTCCGGCTCGGCCTGCACGTCGGCGACGCTTGAGCCGAGCTACGTGCTGAAGGCGCTCGGCGCCGGCGACGACCTGGCGCACTCCTCCATCCGCTTCGGGCTGGGCCGCTTCACCACCGAAGAGGAGATCGACTACACGATCGGCAAGGTGGTGGAAGTGGTGAGGAAGCTGCGCGAGCTGTCGCCGCTGTACGAGATGGTGCAAGAAGGGGTGGACCTGACCAAAGTGGAGTGGTCGGCGCACTGA
- the iscU gene encoding iron-sulfur cluster assembly scaffold protein IscU: MAYSEKVLDHYNNPRNVGSLDKNDPNVGTGLVGAPECGDVMKLQIKVNPETGIIEDAKFKTFGCGSAIASSSLATELIKGKTIDEAMQLKNTVIVNELSLPPVKIHCSVLAEDAIKAAIEDYRKKAATRETAAQSA; encoded by the coding sequence ATGGCATACAGCGAAAAAGTTCTGGATCATTACAATAACCCGCGCAACGTCGGGAGCCTGGACAAGAACGATCCCAACGTGGGTACGGGACTGGTCGGGGCGCCGGAATGCGGCGACGTGATGAAGCTTCAGATCAAGGTGAACCCCGAGACGGGCATCATTGAAGATGCCAAGTTCAAGACGTTCGGCTGCGGATCGGCGATCGCGAGCTCTTCGCTGGCCACTGAGCTGATCAAGGGCAAGACGATCGACGAGGCGATGCAGTTGAAGAACACGGTGATCGTCAACGAGCTCAGCCTGCCGCCGGTGAAGATCCACTGTTCGGTGCTCGCCGAGGACGCCATCAAGGCGGCCATCGAGGACTACCGGAAGAAGGCCGCGACTCGCGAAACGGCGGCGCAGTCGGCGTAA
- the dnaK gene encoding chaperone protein DnaK: MSTFQIDFSSAQRRRIIGIDLGTTNSLAAFMDLTGPEIIPGPDGSRMVPSIVSLADDGSFIVGEPARRLLIDRPDRTVYSVKRLMGRGRADVEEELRLFPFRIAEDSEQVIRLKLGDRTFTPPEISAQILRELKRRAEAYLGEEVTQAVITVPAYFNDAQRQATRDAGRIAGLEVLRLVNEPTAASLAYGLDKRREGIIAVYDLGGGTFDISILRLHEGIFEVLATNGDTHLGGDDIDNRLLSIALEDIASEWGEDLSHNGEAVQTIRQAVIRAKEELSFRPVTVIDIEYRGRRYQRELRRELFENLIRDIVERTLGPCRQAMRDAGLEPEQIDEVVLVGGSTRIPMVRRAVETLFKARPHSELNPDEVVALGAAVQAAILSGEVQDKLLLDVTPLSLGIETMGGVVSKLIHRNSTIPASATEVFTTSVDGQRNVLIHVVQGERELARDCRSLARFELKDLEPLPAGMARIEVRFLIDANGILSVTARDLRSGKEQTVEVKPSYGLTEEQVEAMIRESYEKAEEDLRERQVREARVEADNILAAVEKARMSDAWLELTDEERAAIDGAINELQMVYHSSDHHLIRGAIEKLDNATRRLAETMMNTAVREALKGTKID; the protein is encoded by the coding sequence ATGAGTACTTTTCAGATTGATTTTTCATCCGCGCAGCGCAGGCGCATCATTGGCATCGACCTGGGCACCACGAATTCGCTGGCGGCCTTCATGGATCTGACCGGACCGGAGATCATCCCCGGCCCCGACGGCAGCCGGATGGTGCCGAGCATCGTGAGCCTGGCCGACGACGGTTCGTTCATCGTCGGCGAGCCGGCGCGCCGCCTGCTGATCGACCGTCCGGACCGGACTGTCTACTCGGTGAAGCGCCTGATGGGCCGCGGCCGCGCCGACGTTGAGGAAGAGCTGAGGCTGTTCCCTTTCCGCATTGCCGAAGACAGCGAGCAGGTCATCCGCCTGAAGCTGGGCGACCGGACGTTTACGCCGCCCGAAATCTCGGCGCAGATTCTCAGGGAGCTCAAGCGGCGGGCGGAGGCGTACCTGGGCGAGGAAGTAACGCAGGCGGTGATCACGGTGCCTGCCTACTTCAACGACGCGCAGCGGCAGGCGACGCGCGACGCGGGCCGCATCGCCGGCCTCGAGGTGCTGCGCCTGGTCAACGAGCCGACGGCGGCCTCGCTCGCCTACGGCCTGGACAAGCGCCGGGAGGGCATCATCGCCGTCTACGACCTGGGCGGCGGCACGTTTGACATCTCGATTCTGCGGCTGCACGAGGGCATCTTCGAAGTGCTGGCCACCAATGGCGACACGCACCTCGGCGGCGATGATATTGACAACCGCCTCCTCTCGATCGCGCTCGAAGACATCGCCAGCGAATGGGGCGAGGACCTGTCGCACAACGGCGAAGCGGTGCAGACGATCCGCCAGGCGGTGATCCGCGCCAAGGAAGAGCTTTCGTTCCGGCCCGTCACCGTGATCGACATTGAATACCGCGGCCGGCGCTACCAGCGCGAGCTGCGGCGCGAGCTGTTTGAGAATCTCATCCGCGACATTGTCGAGCGCACGCTCGGTCCCTGCCGGCAGGCGATGCGCGACGCCGGGCTCGAGCCGGAGCAGATCGACGAGGTCGTGCTGGTGGGCGGCTCGACCCGCATCCCGATGGTCCGCCGCGCGGTGGAGACACTGTTCAAGGCCAGGCCGCATTCCGAGCTGAACCCGGACGAGGTGGTCGCGCTTGGGGCGGCAGTGCAGGCGGCCATCCTGTCGGGCGAGGTCCAGGACAAGCTGCTGCTCGACGTCACCCCGCTTTCGCTGGGCATCGAGACGATGGGCGGCGTGGTGAGCAAACTCATCCACCGGAATTCGACGATTCCGGCCTCGGCCACGGAAGTCTTTACGACGTCCGTGGACGGACAGCGCAACGTGCTCATTCACGTGGTGCAGGGCGAGCGCGAGCTGGCCAGGGACTGCCGGTCGCTGGCGCGCTTCGAACTGAAGGATCTGGAGCCGCTGCCCGCCGGCATGGCGCGCATCGAGGTGCGCTTCCTTATCGATGCCAACGGCATCCTCAGCGTCACCGCACGCGACCTGCGCAGCGGCAAGGAGCAGACGGTCGAGGTGAAGCCGAGCTATGGGCTCACCGAGGAGCAGGTGGAGGCGATGATCCGCGAATCCTACGAGAAGGCGGAAGAGGACCTGCGGGAGCGCCAGGTGCGCGAGGCGCGCGTTGAAGCCGACAACATCCTTGCCGCAGTGGAGAAGGCACGCATGAGCGATGCCTGGCTGGAACTGACCGACGAGGAGCGCGCCGCCATTGACGGCGCCATCAACGAGCTCCAGATGGTCTATCACTCCAGCGACCACCATCTGATCCGCGGCGCCATCGAAAAGCTGGACAACGCCACGCGCAGGCTGGCCGAGACCATGATGAACACGGCCGTGCGCGAAGCGCTCAAAGGCACGAAGATCGACTGA
- a CDS encoding Fe-S assembly protein IscX, protein MKWNDFEDIAIALHEAHPDIDPLTVRFTDLHRMVTELPDFDDDPMASNEAKLEAIQMAWYEEWKENQG, encoded by the coding sequence ATGAAGTGGAACGATTTCGAAGACATCGCCATCGCGCTCCATGAGGCGCATCCGGACATCGACCCGCTGACGGTCCGCTTCACCGACCTGCACCGGATGGTGACCGAGCTCCCCGATTTTGACGATGACCCGATGGCGTCCAACGAGGCCAAGCTCGAGGCCATCCAGATGGCGTGGTACGAGGAGTGGAAAGAGAACCAGGGCTGA
- the mqnE gene encoding aminodeoxyfutalosine synthase, whose amino-acid sequence MTTLLSTPVFEDARLVPILEKVQRQERLDFDDGVLLYRSHDLLAIGYMANLVRERMHGNVTYFNVNRHINPTDVCVASCKLCAFGKKARDPNAYTMSLEQVWARAAEGAAQGITELHIVGGLHPELTVDWYCEMLRGIKQRFPQIHLKAFTMVEVAYLARRFRLSIEEVLRRLREAGMDSMPGGGAEIFAERVRRIICDHKINGDEWLEVARTAHRMGIRSNCTMLYGHIETEEDRVDHLLRLRALQDETGGFVTFIPLAFHPDNTPLEHLPATTGFADLKNIAIARLLLDNIPHIKAYWVMMTPKIAQIAQRFGADDIDGTVIEERIYHDAGATTSQGLRRSELLRLIRMAGREPVERDTEYRRVERSETSFAILV is encoded by the coding sequence ATGACCACTCTTCTTTCGACCCCCGTCTTTGAAGACGCGCGGCTCGTGCCCATCCTCGAAAAGGTCCAGCGGCAGGAGCGGCTCGACTTCGACGACGGCGTCCTGCTTTACCGCTCGCACGACCTGCTCGCCATCGGTTACATGGCCAATCTCGTGCGCGAGCGGATGCACGGCAACGTCACCTACTTCAACGTCAACCGGCACATCAATCCGACCGACGTCTGCGTCGCCTCCTGCAAGCTCTGCGCCTTTGGCAAGAAGGCCCGGGACCCGAACGCTTACACGATGTCACTCGAACAGGTGTGGGCGCGCGCCGCCGAGGGCGCTGCCCAGGGCATCACCGAACTGCACATCGTCGGCGGGCTTCACCCGGAGCTCACCGTCGACTGGTACTGCGAGATGCTGCGCGGCATCAAACAGCGCTTCCCGCAGATCCACCTGAAGGCCTTCACCATGGTTGAGGTCGCCTATCTCGCCCGCCGCTTCCGCCTCTCCATTGAAGAGGTCCTCCGGCGGCTGCGCGAAGCCGGCATGGACTCGATGCCCGGCGGCGGCGCGGAGATCTTTGCCGAGCGCGTCCGCCGCATCATCTGCGACCACAAGATCAACGGCGACGAGTGGCTGGAGGTGGCCCGCACCGCCCACCGCATGGGCATCCGATCCAACTGCACGATGCTTTACGGCCACATCGAGACGGAAGAGGACCGCGTCGATCATCTGCTGCGGCTGCGGGCCCTTCAGGACGAGACCGGCGGCTTCGTCACCTTCATCCCGCTGGCCTTCCATCCCGACAATACGCCGCTCGAGCACCTGCCGGCCACCACCGGCTTCGCCGACCTCAAGAACATCGCCATCGCGCGGCTCCTTCTCGACAATATCCCGCACATCAAGGCCTACTGGGTGATGATGACGCCCAAGATCGCGCAGATTGCCCAACGCTTCGGCGCCGACGATATCGACGGAACCGTCATCGAGGAGCGCATCTACCACGACGCCGGCGCCACCACCAGCCAGGGCCTGCGCCGCTCCGAGCTCCTTCGCCTGATCCGCATGGCCGGGCGCGAACCCGTGGAGCGTGACACCGAGTACCGGCGCGTGGAGCGCAGCGAAACGTCTTTCGCGATTCTTGTTTGA
- a CDS encoding 4-hydroxybenzoate octaprenyltransferase: MHTAANVPSPLARLWRRFVLTLEMIRFEHSIFALPFALTSALLAWRTSAMPAPRVWWKLGWILVCMVSARSAAMAFNRILDADIDARNPRTRNRHLPAGLLSRAFAWGFTFISSLVFLFGAAMLNRLCLQLAPLALAIVFFYSWTKRFTSLSHLVLGFSLGIAPAAAWIAMTGSLDPRILWLTLAVTLWTAGFDVIYSCQDYEFDRREGLFSLPARLGIARALMLARLFHAGMAASLVLLARSFHAGPAAWAGVAVTAALLAWEHRLVRADDLSRVDAAFFTVNGWIGVLFFVFWASDILLFARGAQS; this comes from the coding sequence ATGCACACGGCCGCTAATGTTCCCAGCCCGCTGGCCCGTTTGTGGCGCCGTTTTGTGCTCACGCTCGAAATGATCCGGTTCGAGCACTCCATCTTTGCGCTGCCCTTTGCGCTGACCTCCGCCCTGCTGGCCTGGCGCACTTCGGCGATGCCGGCTCCCCGGGTCTGGTGGAAGCTCGGCTGGATCCTTGTCTGCATGGTCTCGGCGCGCTCGGCGGCGATGGCCTTCAACCGCATCCTCGACGCCGACATCGACGCTCGCAATCCGCGCACGCGCAACCGCCATTTGCCCGCCGGACTGCTCTCGCGGGCTTTCGCCTGGGGCTTCACCTTCATTTCGTCGCTCGTGTTTCTGTTCGGCGCGGCCATGCTGAACCGTCTCTGCCTCCAGTTGGCGCCGCTCGCGCTGGCCATTGTCTTCTTCTACTCCTGGACCAAGCGCTTCACGTCCCTCTCTCACCTCGTGCTCGGCTTTTCGCTGGGCATCGCGCCGGCGGCCGCGTGGATCGCGATGACCGGCTCGCTCGACCCGCGCATCCTTTGGTTAACGCTCGCGGTGACCCTGTGGACCGCCGGCTTCGACGTGATCTATTCCTGCCAGGACTACGAATTCGACCGCCGCGAGGGGCTCTTCAGCCTGCCGGCACGTCTCGGCATCGCGCGCGCCCTGATGCTGGCGCGACTGTTTCACGCGGGCATGGCCGCCTCGCTCGTCCTGCTGGCCCGGTCGTTCCATGCAGGCCCCGCGGCCTGGGCGGGCGTTGCCGTCACCGCGGCGCTGCTCGCCTGGGAGCACCGCCTCGTGCGCGCCGACGACCTGTCGCGCGTCGACGCCGCCTTCTTCACCGTGAACGGCTGGATTGGCGTGTTATTCTTTGTCTTCTGGGCTTCTGACATCCTTCTGTTCGCGCGGGGAGCGCAATCGTGA